From a region of the Impatiens glandulifera chromosome 4, dImpGla2.1, whole genome shotgun sequence genome:
- the LOC124934764 gene encoding homeobox-leucine zipper protein HDG12-like, which produces MSTSKRIGSLPNRARAWPDTKSSEILGKNEKEEGYTLREEKDMLKVESHSLKELIDVYTCNACKVFTPAELEKLASVRQLQAQNMQLRHQYYDECNSTMAMGIPVQLIQDFLPPMQVPSFNQSNGGFLGESSMEPINPNFNSMNTVMNPQQDSETWSMMQTIGLAREELVNLLNVNEPYWLKDITDGRYNIHRDTYNAKFLNTSVRENRHQNGFHTRIESSKDEAILTMSASRVAEMLMDSKMRVDYIFPTIITETFTIKEYGNQTSPRQVGSIKLVFEQMHLLTPFVTPRDYCFVRFCEKVTEGMWLIVEVSHDFNDSSLQLNSPSRAWRLPSGCLIKDVSHGVSQVTWVEHVEVEDNVPIHLLYKDVIFRGLAFSADRWVQTLSTSCHRMNCHDNILQNQFDSPLQKMGVLGAMTQEDRKCIMNITNKMRKRFCGNMNMIDNLEMVRLNDNEVYLSLCRDQQNVIPSSGLIVNVATSFWLDAPCQVVIDFLKNVNLRAQWDAVCKGGAAEEIPHIESTNNLLVIQETLVDPLGAVIAYAPIDREDFIEELYGSWSKPLLVSGFIISKDGNPECMRINRGGASTSRNVAPAFPNGSLITTAFQVMSYSKDINMEFMNIVTSIISTTVDRIKLAFNCPNPSV; this is translated from the exons ATGTCCACATCCAAACGAATTGGATCGTTGCCGAATCGGGCAAGAGCTTGGCCTGACACCAAATCAAGTGAGATTTTG GGAAAAAATGAAAAGGAAGAAGGATATACTCTCCGAGAGGAGAAGGACATGTTAAAAGTTGAGAGTCATTCTTTGAAAGAATTGATTGATGTGTACACGTGCAATGCATGTAAGGTTTTTACTCCGGCTGAACTCGAGAAACTTGCCAGTGTAAGACAACTTCAAGCCCAAAACATGCAATTGAGGCATCAG TACTATGATGAATGTAATTCTACTATGGCCATGGGAATACCTGTCCAGCTAATCCAAGACTTCCTACCACCAATGCAAGTTCCTTCGTTCAATCAATCCAATGGAGGATTTTTAGGAGAATCATCAATGGAACCAATCAATCCCAATTTCAATAGTATGAATACAGTTATGAATCCACAACAAGATTCTGAGACGTGGAGCATGATGCAAACAATTGGGTTGGCTAGGGAGGAATTAGTGAACCTATTGAATGTAAACGAGCCATATTGGCTAAAAGATATTACTGATGGAAGGTACAACATTCATAGGGATACATATAACGCCAAATTCTTGAACACAAGTGTCCGAGAAAATCGCCATCAAAATGGATTCCATACTCGCATTGAATCGTCGAAAGATGAAGCAATCTTGACAATGAGTGCTTCGAGAGTGGCTGAAATGCTAATGGATTCG AAAATGAGGGTAGACTATATTTTCCCTACTATCATAACAGAAACTTTCACAATCAAAGAATATGGAAATCAAACCTCGCCTCGCCAAGTCGGGAGTATAAAACTG GTTTTTGAGCAGATGCATTTACTTACCCCATTTGTTACTCCAAGAGATTATTGCTTTGTTCGTTTTTGTGAAAAGGTCACTGAAGGAATGTGGCTAATAGTGGAGGTCTCTCATGACTTTAACGACAGTAGTTTACAACTGAATTCCCCCTCTCGTGCATGGAGGCTTCCTTCTGGCTGTCTAATCAAGGATGTTTCTCATGGAGTCTCTCAG GTGACATGGGTGGAACATGTAGAAGTTGAAGACAATGTCCCAATTCATCTGCTTTATAAAGATGTGATCTTTCGTGGATTGGCCTTCAGTGCAGATAGATGGGTTCAAACACTATCAACGTCCTGCCATAGAATGAATTGTCATGATAATATCTTGCAAAACCAATTTGATAGCCCCCTGCAGAAGATGGGAG TGCTAGGCGCTATGACGCAAGAAGATAGGaaatgtataatgaatataacCAACAAGATGAGGAAGAGATTTTGCGGCAACATGAACATGATAGACAATCTTGAAATGGTTCGACTGAATGACAACGAGGTTTATCTCTCTTTATGCCGAGATCAACAAAATGTTATCCCATCCAGTGGCCTGATTGTGAACGTTGCTACCTCATTTTGGCTTGACGCTCCATGTCAAGTGGTTATCGATTTCTTAAAAAATGTTAACCTAAGAGCTCAG TGGGATGCTGTTTGCAAAGGAGGAGCCGCGGAAGAGATT cCTCATATTGAATCCACAAATAATCTGCTTGTGATCCAAGAGACTCTAGTGGATCCTCTTGGTGCAGTTATAGCTTATGCTCCTATCGATCGTGAAGATTTTATTGAGGAATTATATGGTTCTTGGTCAAAGCCTTTGCTTGTATCtggttttattatttctaaagaCGGAAACCCTGAATGCATGCGGATCAATCGTGGAGGAGCTTCGACTTCTAGAAATGTTGCACCAGCTTTTCCCAATGGTTCTCTAATTACGACGGCTTTCCAAGTTATGTCTTATTCTAAGGACATCAATATGGAATTCATGAACATTGTCACCTCTATTATTTCCACAACCGTGGACCGCATCAAATTAGCTTTCAATTGCCCTAATCCTTCTGTGTGA